The sequence AGACccgataaaatcacaccaaattaatcCCTAAAATATTCGAGATCAGATCAGATCTTCGGATCAGACCAGACAATGTACACCCCTACTCAGATGGAATTTTACGTTAAAatcttttaaataatataattcaacCCTAACTACCAAGGAAAAATAATACAAAGGGGGCCAAgttaaattgtaaagaaaacactTAAATTGCAAATGAAGTCAACATGATAATTAAAAAAGTTATAATTGTCAGACATTTTAAAATGAGATCAGATATTATTATATAAGTATTTCTTATTCTATAAATAATTCAGGAAAATTGagaaagtaaagaacaacaaCCTAGTAAGTAGTCTATATGGGTGTGAACTACAAGAACTTATTAGTTGTTAAATTATTTTGACTAGAAAGACATGGAACATTTGGAGTGCATGAAGAGCATATCCCTTGTACATTTTTGCAGGATGCACGTGTCTTCTCCCCATTGGTCGATGTTATATCAATTCCTTCCAAGTTAATATTGGTGCATCCAATGGCATCACAATTAAGTTGAACCGGATCTTCAGAAGTTGAGGTCCCTCTCACTTTGAGAAATGTAACATCACTCACTTTTACTGCTTTATCATCCTTCACTTTTTTCACTTTTATATCATCCGTTTTATATTGTTGGTCAATAATTACAGGGATATCCACTGCATCCATTATAATATtatcaaatataatatttttagcaTATCCAGATCCTCCCTGATtaggaaaaaaaaagggaaacaaATTATATTGATATTTCATAAGTTAGAAAATTTCTTGCATCTTCTTACATGATACTTAATTACATATAATTTAAAGAAATTcttttcaaattaattaatttgctTATATATAGACAACTAATTAAAGTGGATACTTATGTAGTTATGTTATTACCTTCCATGTCTTAATTCTTGCCCCATTTGTAGTTCTACTGAAGTTGCAATTTTGTACACGTATCTCTTGTGCTGTTTCATAGGCTCCATTTTTTCCAAGGCTTCCAATACTAAAAtcataaaagttttttttttaatatatgtaACTATAATTTATCTAACTATTTTTAATTATcatctttatataaaaatatccttatATAAATAGAAGACAATTAGTTTAGATAAACATATACCTGATTCCATGGCCAGGTCCACAATAAATAGAAGACACATTAATGAAAGAGGAACCACCATTAATCGCAATGCAGTCATCACCTACATAACAAATAAAATTACACATAAAATTGATTATGTGTTTAACTCCATAATAAGCATATGggtataataaatatttatttttagaataataataaagaaaaagaatataaaaCAAAAGATGTTATTCAAAGATTATTATTATCTTTGAAAATAANNNNNNNNNNNNNNNNNNNNNNNNNNNNNNNNNNNNNNNNNNNNNNNNNNNNNNNNNNNNNNNNNNNNNNNNNNNNNNNNNNNNNNNNNNNNNNNNNNNNNNNNNNNNNNNNNNNNNNNNNNNNNNNNNNNNNNNNNNNNNNNNNNNNNNNNNNNNNNNNNNNNNNNNNNNNNNNNNNNNNNNNNNNNNNNNNNNNNNNNNNNNNNNNNNNNNNNNNNNNNNNNNNNNNNNNNNNNNNNNNNNNNNNNNNNNNNNNNNNNNNNNNNNNNNNNNNNNNNNNNNNNNNNNNNNNNNNNNNNNNNNNNNNNNNNNNNNNNNNNNNNNNNNNNNNNNNNNNNNNNNNNNNNNNNNNNNNNNNNNNNNNNNNNNAAAAtaaaatgtttttaaaaaatattaaaatagtgTAAATGCATTTTCAATAATGCCTATTTGATTTCTTCATTAAATAGAAATGAAAATTCCGTGAATTAatgtttaaaaaaagaaaaaaaaaggtataAGTATTTTGTGTGTTACCCGTTGTTATAGTAGATCCTGTAATAAGAATATTGGAGGAGGCCGAAATATCAATTCCATCAGTGTTAGGGCTTTCCTTTGGTGCACTAATTCGAAGATTAGAAATTTGTGAGTGATTACATTGGTTTATACTTATGTGACTTCTTGGACTATTCATGTGATTCAATGAATTAAGATCTAAGTTTTCACACCCATGAAAACGCAAAGCCTGCAAAATTTAATTTCCAACAAAATGTACTCAATTAATATGTGATTTGAAACAATAAAGTTATCTAAATTGAATTGGCTAATAATAATAAGGGTTATTATTCTcacttgaaaataaaattaaaataagatgaaAACTAAAGTGAAGTCGGCTTCATGTAAAGTTGATATCGGAgagttattatataaaaattcagtcaaattatctaacggctctcaaataCCAACTTCACGTCAAGTCTACTGCACCTGAGTTGCACCTTAAAATAAATGTTGATTAAATGAATCACGTACCGTTGGTCGGTTACATTTTTCACAACCCCACCATGAAGCACCTTGGCCATCAAATTGTCCACCTCCATTGATAACAAGACCCCTTATGTTTGAGAACGTGATCCATGcatctttctcatcatcatcacttGACCATTTCCATCCTTCAAGTTTTTTGGGGGCAATCACAGTTCCTTCAAGCTATATATATCACATCAAATTttttaaggaaaagtataggtagacaatgaaaatactaaacaatgtgaacaatagatatatcggatgttcatttcactaggtgtacggatagttattttaatattaagatttaagtgGGTAATTTAGaagtgtagtgtatttttatttgattggtggttgttcatattgtttaaaAAAGTCATTATTTACCTAACACACACTCtcctttttttaaaaataaaaaataaaaagacaacttattgtaattattaattagtggGATTGAGGATGCAGTGTAAAAGATCAATTTGGAAAATTTAATTACCTTAATGTTAATTTTGGTAGGTTTGCAAGGACCCTGAAATGAAATGGGTTGCAACATGAAGGTTTTTCCTTTTGGTATGACAAGT is a genomic window of Arachis ipaensis cultivar K30076 chromosome B06, Araip1.1, whole genome shotgun sequence containing:
- the LOC107647678 gene encoding probable polygalacturonase At3g15720; this translates as MKSQIFAIFIVSIVVLPCCLCARISSSSSHASFNSFNVVDYGAHGNSQIDDSKAFLKAWKSVCDASQNAPTLVIPKGKTFMLQPISFQGPCKPTKINIKLEGTVIAPKKLEGWKWSSDDDEKDAWITFSNIRGLVINGGGQFDGQGASWWGCEKCNRPTALRFHGCENLDLNSLNHMNSPRSHISINQCNHSQISNLRISAPKESPNTDGIDISASSNILITGSTITTGDDCIAINGGSSFINVSSIYCGPGHGISIGSLGKNGAYETAQEIRVQNCNFSRTTNGARIKTWKGGSGYAKNIIFDNIIMDAVDIPVIIDQQYKTDDIKVKKVKDDKAVKVSDVTFLKVRGTSTSEDPVQLNCDAIGCTNINLEGIDITSTNGEKTRASCKNVQGICSSCTPNVPCLSSQNNLTTNKFL